The following are from one region of the Candidatus Obscuribacterales bacterium genome:
- a CDS encoding tetratricopeptide repeat protein, protein MSSFKQLRGKVVAWQGWFKSTVIESKYFKIVTRTTWIISACYVIYAGYQSIPYYTHISFGKKAFENGNYDMAASEFQLALEEAKSKHFSDNDPRLANTYNNLAEVYRVQGRFKLALLAATKAYELSRTSLKQQHQGRVFVTTNLASINKDIGHYSESERLYNEGLQIWQKDIRINEDSNLASIYNGMAKLKIDQGDYKDAQVWLDKAFNMRKKLLGENDHAMAPLFDTRGTIEMKLGNYAQADKDFRKAWTLDEAITGRNNAEVAVDLDNMGAISTKLGKYSEAEKFLLEADQITKPIKGEGSVFRGRILTNLGETYIAAGRPDLAIPVLEKALTLREQSLGKSHPYYAITKADLEKAYSDKAKK, encoded by the coding sequence ATGAGTTCTTTTAAGCAACTCCGAGGTAAAGTTGTCGCCTGGCAAGGCTGGTTCAAATCAACTGTCATTGAAAGCAAGTATTTCAAGATAGTCACGCGAACTACATGGATAATATCTGCCTGCTACGTCATTTACGCAGGCTATCAGAGCATTCCCTACTACACTCACATAAGCTTCGGCAAAAAGGCATTTGAAAACGGTAACTACGACATGGCCGCAAGCGAGTTTCAACTAGCCCTAGAAGAAGCCAAATCAAAGCATTTTTCCGACAACGATCCTCGTCTTGCAAACACCTATAACAATCTAGCTGAAGTCTATAGAGTCCAGGGCAGGTTCAAATTAGCTCTTTTAGCTGCGACCAAAGCTTATGAGTTATCCAGAACAAGTCTCAAGCAACAGCACCAAGGACGGGTATTTGTTACAACAAATCTCGCCAGCATCAATAAAGACATAGGTCACTACAGTGAATCCGAAAGACTCTATAACGAAGGCTTGCAAATTTGGCAGAAGGATATTCGTATAAACGAAGACTCTAACCTAGCCAGTATTTACAACGGCATGGCCAAACTAAAAATTGATCAGGGTGACTATAAAGACGCACAAGTTTGGCTTGATAAAGCATTCAATATGCGCAAGAAATTGCTTGGTGAAAACGATCACGCAATGGCTCCTTTATTTGATACACGCGGCACAATTGAAATGAAGCTGGGCAATTATGCACAAGCGGACAAAGATTTTCGCAAAGCCTGGACGCTTGATGAGGCTATCACAGGACGCAATAATGCCGAAGTTGCCGTTGACCTGGACAATATGGGTGCAATATCAACCAAATTAGGTAAGTACAGCGAAGCTGAAAAATTCCTTCTTGAAGCTGACCAAATTACAAAACCTATCAAGGGTGAAGGCAGCGTCTTTCGAGGTCGTATTCTAACGAACTTAGGTGAGACTTATATCGCCGCAGGAAGACCGGATTTGGCAATACCTGTACTCGAAAAAGCATTGACTCTTAGAGAACAATCTCTGGGCAAGTCTCATCCGTACTATGCAATTACTAAAGCTGACCTAGAAAAAGCATACTCCGATAAAGCCAAGAAATAG
- a CDS encoding BrnA antitoxin family protein: MVKKSRTSSQRGKQTKEKESEWILSPDEIAELEALKAMPDEEIDYSDIPEVFDFSDWKRVHYRPVKHQISFRVDVDVLIFFQMAGKGYQTKMNKVLRDYMRLKRREAYIAEFGEPTEEDRKLMPGGKKVAVKLKPRKKKAKVAAKTKTLVPTRSKRKKSTRKKNPRK, translated from the coding sequence ATGGTCAAGAAGTCACGCACCTCATCTCAGCGAGGAAAGCAGACAAAAGAGAAAGAGAGCGAATGGATCTTAAGCCCTGATGAAATTGCCGAGCTTGAGGCGCTTAAGGCAATGCCGGACGAGGAAATTGATTACAGCGACATACCGGAAGTATTCGATTTTAGTGACTGGAAAAGAGTGCACTATCGCCCCGTCAAACATCAAATTAGTTTTCGAGTTGATGTTGATGTACTGATCTTCTTTCAGATGGCAGGCAAGGGCTATCAGACGAAGATGAACAAGGTTCTTCGCGATTACATGCGACTGAAGAGACGAGAAGCTTACATTGCGGAATTCGGCGAGCCTACAGAAGAGGACCGAAAGCTGATGCCTGGTGGTAAGAAAGTCGCGGTAAAGCTGAAACCTCGTAAAAAGAAAGCGAAAGTTGCGGCAAAAACCAAGACTCTCGTCCCGACGCGCTCAAAGCGCAAGAAATCCACACGCAAGAAAAATCCACGGAAGTGA
- a CDS encoding BrnT family toxin, whose protein sequence is MIIQFMLNGLRFQYDYDKGRSNFNKHHIHFEKAALVFFDTLRTIAFNGSYDDEERWETIGLARGLILFVVYTERKNEDGQEVTHLISARKADKRERERMDLKP, encoded by the coding sequence GTGATTATTCAGTTCATGCTCAATGGGTTGCGCTTCCAATACGATTACGACAAAGGACGGTCAAATTTTAACAAGCACCATATCCATTTTGAGAAAGCAGCGTTAGTATTTTTCGACACACTTAGGACGATCGCCTTCAACGGAAGTTACGACGATGAGGAGCGTTGGGAAACAATTGGATTGGCAAGGGGCTTAATACTATTTGTGGTGTACACGGAGAGGAAAAACGAAGATGGTCAAGAAGTCACGCACCTCATCTCAGCGAGGAAAGCAGACAAAAGAGAAAGAGAGCGAATGGATCTTAAGCCCTGA
- a CDS encoding aldehyde dehydrogenase family protein, whose protein sequence is MSLQQTQDPQLARGNSKSIAVINPATEEVLDEVARQTADDANKLVAKAKEAFSTWRRTPANARCHMMHEAAAKMREHKDEIIRLLTLEQGKPVPENEEEFEWLTNTFDYYAELGRHERGRVLPSGEYSQLNMVIKEPYGVAACIIPWNYPLLLMAWKVAPALAAGNTVIIKPSELTPLSSLYIQKHCFDHFPEGVVSTITGYGNEVAEPLVLNPDVPVIAFTGSLQIGQRIASLAAPMMKKLHLELGGKDAFIIAEDADPELAAKALAYAALTNAGQVCTSTERVYLPKSKAPAFTEALLTHVKSLRLGAGIESTTDMGPMIGASYREKVMKHVDEAVGKGAKVLTGGNIPKHLSKGYFYEPTVIANVDHSMLIMKEETFGPTIPIMEYKTFDEAIALANDCVFGLGACLLSSDPLKAKLFLEEVKAGTIWINDPLTDNYAGPFGGMKMSGGARELGQEGLDEFRETKHVHWEFKTEAKSWWYPYGQ, encoded by the coding sequence ATGTCTCTTCAGCAAACACAAGATCCGCAATTGGCACGTGGCAACAGCAAGTCTATTGCCGTTATAAACCCTGCTACAGAAGAGGTATTGGACGAGGTAGCCCGTCAGACCGCCGACGACGCTAATAAGCTTGTAGCGAAGGCTAAGGAGGCATTTAGCACTTGGCGCCGCACTCCGGCTAATGCGCGTTGCCACATGATGCACGAAGCTGCCGCCAAGATGCGTGAGCATAAGGACGAGATTATTCGGCTTTTGACTCTAGAGCAAGGCAAGCCTGTCCCGGAAAACGAAGAAGAGTTTGAGTGGCTGACAAACACATTTGACTATTACGCTGAATTGGGACGTCACGAGCGCGGGCGCGTATTGCCTTCAGGTGAATACTCCCAGCTCAACATGGTTATCAAAGAGCCATACGGTGTTGCCGCATGTATCATTCCTTGGAACTATCCTTTGCTTCTAATGGCATGGAAAGTTGCTCCTGCTCTTGCTGCAGGCAACACGGTCATTATCAAACCAAGTGAACTGACACCACTATCCAGTCTCTACATTCAAAAGCATTGCTTCGATCATTTCCCTGAAGGTGTAGTCAGCACCATAACCGGATACGGCAATGAAGTTGCTGAACCACTAGTCTTGAATCCGGATGTTCCAGTAATTGCCTTCACCGGCAGTTTACAAATTGGTCAACGCATCGCATCACTCGCTGCACCGATGATGAAGAAATTGCACTTAGAATTAGGCGGCAAAGACGCATTCATTATCGCCGAAGATGCAGATCCGGAATTGGCAGCTAAGGCACTTGCTTATGCAGCTCTTACAAACGCCGGACAAGTCTGCACATCTACTGAGCGTGTCTATCTACCAAAATCAAAAGCGCCGGCATTTACAGAAGCGCTTCTCACTCACGTAAAGAGCCTTAGACTCGGAGCCGGAATTGAATCAACAACTGATATGGGACCAATGATTGGCGCCTCTTATCGCGAAAAGGTAATGAAGCATGTTGATGAAGCTGTCGGCAAAGGCGCCAAAGTTTTGACTGGCGGCAATATTCCCAAGCACCTGTCCAAAGGCTACTTCTACGAGCCGACAGTAATTGCCAATGTCGATCATTCAATGCTCATCATGAAAGAAGAGACATTTGGACCAACTATTCCAATCATGGAATATAAAACATTCGATGAAGCTATCGCTTTAGCTAACGATTGTGTATTCGGTTTAGGCGCATGTCTATTGAGCAGCGACCCACTCAAAGCAAAACTCTTCCTCGAAGAAGTTAAAGCCGGCACAATCTGGATAAACGATCCGCTAACTGACAATTACGCCGGACCATTCGGCGGCATGAAGATGAGCGGCGGCGCTCGAGAACTTGGTCAAGAAGGGCTCGACGAATTCCGCGAGACAAAACATGTCCACTGGGAATTCAAAACCGAAGCCAAATCTTGGTGGTATCCCTACGGACAATAA